From Daucus carota subsp. sativus chromosome 6, DH1 v3.0, whole genome shotgun sequence, the proteins below share one genomic window:
- the LOC108225690 gene encoding potassium channel AKT1, with the protein MIEDEDTIIRKRKKNYRTKLMKLCGVKETTMQMEIEKASTGSIDDHLISHQTHLSHGLPLPALGAHSHHKLKQSGYIISPFNPYYRVWETFLVLLVFYTAWVSPFEFGFLEAPRGPLSITDNVVNGLFAVDILLTFFVAYVDKATYILVDNPKMIVWRYAKRGLVFDVISTIPSELARCALPHPLQPYGYFNMLRLWRLRRVSALFTRLEKDTNFSYFWVRCSKMICVTLFAVHCAACCFYLTATRQHNPKKTFLGIDYDNFHDESLAVRYLTSMYWSITTMTTTGYGDLHATNNAEMLFDIMYMLFNLGLNSYIIGNMTNLVVHRTSRTRKFRDTIQAASSFAQRNQIPVRLQEQMVAHLCLKYRADSEGLQQQEILDVLPKAIRSSISHFLFYSLVNKVYLFSGVSNDMLFQLVSEMKPEYFPPKEDVILQNEAPTDLYILVTGSVDLIRQRNGTEVTVRELQTGDVCGEIGVLCYQPQLFTARTKRLSQLLRLSRSAFLCIVKTNVADATIIMNNCLQHLKERNDPVMKEILVDIERMLAQGRSDMPVSLCFAAMRGDDSLLHTLLRRGMDPNELDSSGRTPLHISASKGCTECVVLLLAYGANPNSKDFEGNVPLWDAILGGHESVIRVLVENGADISSGNIGQFACFAVEQNNLGLLKELVRYGGDVTILNNTGTTAIHMAICQEKVEILKFLIEGVDLDKPDQHGLTPRALADYQGNEEIKDLFRTKKEVTSKSVPKGVPCMKKYQSEPPRRSEPIPDYTTSMSFENGASSNSCSLRPRTNNFDHSLFGIMSAARKTNKVGKDILQASVDFESEQILGNWIPRITIQCPEKKEFGAKVIPLPQSLQLLFDIGFKKFGVYPTKVLTKDGALIEDIGVIRDGDHLILASDNL; encoded by the exons ATGATAGAAGATGAAGATACAATAATAAGAAAAAGGAAGAAGAATTACAGgacaaaattaatgaaattatgTGGAGTGAAAGAGACGACGATGCAAATGGAAATTGAAAAGGCATCTACTGGCAGCATTGATGATCATCTTATTTCACATCAAACGCATCTCTCTCATGGTCTTCCTCTCCCTGCTCTTGGTGCTCATTCTCACCATAAACTCAAGCAAAGTGGCTATATTATCTCACCCTTTAATCCATATTACAG AGTTTGGGAGACGTTTTTGGTACTTTTGGTTTTCTACACGGCATGGGTGTCCCCATTTGAATTCGGATTCCTGGAAGCTCCGAGGGGTCCTCTCTCGATAACTGATAATGTTGTGAATGGATTATTTGCTGTTGATATATTATTGACCTTCTTTGTTGCCTATGTGGATAAAGCTACTTACATTCTCGTCGACAACCCAAAAATGATTGTTTGGAGGTATGCAAAAAGGGGGTTGGTCTTCGATGTTATATCTACAATACCTTCTGAGCTGGCTCGTTGTGCCTTGCCGCATCCTCTTCAACCATATGGCTACTTCAATATGCTTCGTCTGTGGCGTCTTCGTCGAGTCAGTGCCTTGTTTACCAG ATTGGAGAAAGATACAAACTTCAGCTATTTCTGGGTTAGATGCTCAAAGATGATATGT GTAACACTTTTTGCTGTTCACTGTGCTGCCTGCTGCTTTTATCTTACTGCAACTCGTCAACACAATCCAAAAAAGACATTTCTTGGAATTGACTATGACAACTTCCATGATGAAAGTTTAGCAGTTCGGTATTTAACATCAATGTACTGGTCTATAACAACAATGACAACTACAGGCTATGGTGATCTGCATGCTACAAATAACGCAGAGATGTTATTTGACATAATGTATATGTTGTTCAACCTTGGTTTGAATTCATATATTATTGGAAACATGACCAACCTAGTTGTCCACAGGACTAGTCGAACAAGGAAATTT AGAGATACGATTCAGGCTGCTTCAAGTTTCGCACAAAGGAACCAAATACCTGTTCGCCTACAAGAGCAGATGGTTGCACACTTGTGCTTGAAGTATAGAGCGGACTCAGAAGGGCTCCAGCAGCAAGAAATTCTTGATGTGCTTCCGAAAGCCATCCGATCAAGTATTTCACATTTTCTCTTCTATTCTCTTGTGAATAAGGTGTATCTGTTCAGTGGAGTTTCAAATGACATGCTCTTTCAACTG GTCTCAGAAATGAAGCCTGAGTATTTTCCACCCAAGGAAGATGTGATTTTACAAAATGAAGCTCCAACAGACTTGTACATTCTGGTCACTGGATCAGTG GATCTTATCAGGCAAAGGAATGGAACAGAAGTG ACTGTTAGAGAACTACAGACTGGAGATGTTTGTGGTGAGATAGGAGTCCTTTGTTATCAGCCACAATTGTTTACTGCTCGTACTAAAAGATTAAGTCAACTGCTAAGGCTGAGTCGCAGTGCATTTTTATGTATTGTTAAGACAAATGTTGCTGATGCCACAATAATCATGAACAACTGTCTTCAG CATCTCAAAGAAAGAAATGATCCAGTAATGAAAGAAATTTTGGTAGATATTGAACGCATGCTAGCTCAAGGAAGATCTGATATGCCCGTAAGCTTGTGCTTTGCAGCAATGAGAGGAGATGACTCACTGCTGCATACGTTGCTAAGGCGTGGAATGGATCCAAATGAATTGGACAGTTCTGGGCGAACACCTCTG CATATCTCAGCCTCAAAAGGATGTACAGAATGTGTTGTTCTACTCCTAGCTTATGGAGCAAATCCGAACAGTAAAG ATTTTGAAGGAAATGTTCCTCTGTGGGATGCAATCTTGGGGGGACATGAATCAGTCATAAGAGTACTTGTCGAAAATGGGGCAGACATATCTTCTGGGAATATTGGTCAATTTGCATGCTTTGCCGTTGAGCAAAACAACTTGGGCTTGCTCAAGGAACTCGTCAGGTATGGTGGGGATGTCACCATTTTGAATAACACAGGAACCACAGCAATTCACATGGCTATATGCCAGGAAAAAGTCGAAATTCTCAAATTTTTAATAGAAGGAGTTGATCTTGACAAGCCAGATCAACACGGATTGACTCCCAGGGCCTTAGCTGATTATCAGGGTAATGAAGAGATAAAAGACTTATTTCGAACCAAGAAAGAAGTTACAAGTAAATCTGTTCCAAAAGGCGTGCCTTGTATGAAGAAGTATCAGAGTGAGCCGCCGCGACGTTCTGAACCCATACCTGACTATACAACGTCAATGAGTTTTGAAAATGGTGCTTCGTCTAATTCTTGTTCTTTAAGGCCAAGAACCAACAACTTTGATCATTCATTGTTTGGAATCATGTCAGCTGCTCGAAAAACAAATAAAG TTGGCAAAGATATTCTCCAAGCTTCGGTTGATTTTGAAAGCGAGCAAATTTTGGGTAATTGGATTCCAAGGATTACCATACAGTGCCCAGAAAAGAAAGAATTTGGTGCCAAGGTTATTCCCCTTCCCCAGTCGCTCCAGCTGCTATTCGACATTGGCTTCAAGAAATTTGGGGTCTACCCCACCAAGGTTTTAACCAAGGATGGAGCTCTCATAGAAGACATAGGTGTAATCAGAGACGGTGACCATCTTATTCTTGCTAGTGATAATCTTTAA